In Methylomagnum ishizawai, one DNA window encodes the following:
- a CDS encoding transglutaminase-like cysteine peptidase has translation MTPSKTTALIGCLFLLITAGFAATPPDWLGTAQGLLAEVGKRYGPEARGRVDAWLGLIAQNQGKPEPEQIAQVNAFFNRLEFVGDDEHWGQADYWATPVETLATNGGDCEDFSIAKYFTLRSLGVPEERLRLVYVKALKLDQAHMVLTYTATPGAVPWVLDNLDPAIKPATQRTDLQPIYSFNVQGLWLAKERVGGPERIGLWRGLLARMGVPPGQPR, from the coding sequence ATGACCCCATCCAAAACCACCGCGCTTATCGGTTGCCTGTTTTTGCTGATCACCGCCGGATTCGCGGCCACCCCACCCGACTGGCTCGGAACGGCCCAGGGTCTCCTGGCCGAGGTCGGGAAACGCTACGGCCCGGAAGCCCGTGGCCGGGTCGACGCTTGGCTGGGCTTGATCGCCCAGAACCAGGGCAAGCCCGAGCCGGAGCAAATCGCCCAGGTCAACGCCTTCTTCAACCGCCTCGAATTCGTGGGCGACGACGAACACTGGGGCCAGGCCGATTACTGGGCCACGCCGGTCGAGACGCTCGCCACCAACGGCGGCGATTGCGAGGATTTCTCCATCGCCAAATACTTCACCCTAAGATCGCTCGGGGTGCCGGAAGAGCGGCTGCGCTTGGTCTACGTCAAGGCGCTGAAGCTCGACCAGGCCCATATGGTGCTGACCTATACCGCCACGCCCGGTGCCGTGCCCTGGGTGCTGGACAACCTGGACCCGGCCATCAAACCCGCCACCCAAAGAACCGACCTCCAACCGATCTATAGTTTCAACGTCCAGGGCCTGTGGCTGGCGAAGGAACGGGTCGGCGGCCCCGAACGGATCGGACTGTGGCGCGGCTTGCTGGCGCGGATGGGCGTGCCGCCCGGCCAACCCCGATGA